The DNA sequence gccGACAtgaataacaatagttggaatgctctAGAACAGCATAAACAACCTCGTATCCCATAGCAACAATAGAATCAAAGATAGCACGGAATAGAATCGATAACCATTTGGATTGAAAACATAAGAatacatgttgttgttgtcataaCGACCCTTGTAATGTTGAGAATCTATGGATACTGGAACCCATTTCTGACACAAATTCACTCAGACAAGCAGCAGTTTGTATCAGAGAGAGATTTGACTGTGACAATCCAAAAGTGCTCATTGCTACAGGAGAAAAGACAACTGGTCCAGCAGAATACAACGTTGGACAACATGGAATTCAACCCCAGAGAGATTGAACCGCAGATGAATTTCTATCTGAGTTCACTTGAAGAACAAGTGCGGTATGAGCTGAAGGACAGCGAGGCGAGGCTCACCCAGAGTCAATCTGAGGGAAGAGTTCACCTGATCGTCAGAGAGGACTTGCTGGCCGATGTCCTCGATCAGCTCCAACAGCAGAGAGAGGGCAGCAGTTGGAGGCGTGAGAAAGAGCTGATGCAGAGGGAGGTGAGTGACTTAAAAGTTCAGCTGGCTGAACgtgtcccctccccccccaggGAATCAGAGGTTCTGAAATCCCAGCTggggaaaatcagcaacagactCAGAAAAGCCCAGAAAGATCTGGAACTTCAGTACTTCATTAGTGAAGACCTGAAGGTGGAATTGGAGAAGAcgaagggagagaaggaggcccTTAACACTAACGTGGAGACCCTGAAGACAGAACTtggaaaagagagacagatgctTGCGGTTGGTAAGACCACCAATGTGATGTTGGAGAGCAATCTGGAGAGTGAGAGGGCTCGAGCTCAGGAGCTGAAGGACAATCTGAGCAAGATGGAGGAAGCTCTCCAAAAACAAGAGGAGGCGACAAAGGAGGTACTGGAAAGATCCCAGGCTTCCCACAGAGCCCAGCTGGATGAGGCTCTGCAGAGTGCCTCATCCCAGCTGGGAAAAATCTCCAACAGGCTGCGAAAAGCCCTGAAAGACCTCGACCTTCAGTACTTCATGACTGAAGACCTGAGGGTCGACTTGGAGAAGAcgaagggagagaaggaggcacTTCAAATTAATGTGGAGACTCTGAGGACGGAACTTTGTCAGGAAAGACAGATGCTCGCGGTAAGTAGGACCAACGTGGAGTTAGAGTTGGAGAGCTATCTGGTGATGGAGAGGGCTCGAGCTCACGAGCTGAAGGAGAAACTGAGCGAGATGGAGGAAGCTCTCCAAAAGCAGGACGAGGGAAAGACAATTCTGGAAAGATCCCAGGCTTCCCTTAGAGCCCAGCTGGAGATGCAGGAAAAAGACAGCAAGGACCTCATGGCTGCTCTGAAGGAGgctgagcagcagctggagAGTCAGCTCCAGGAGTGGAAGGAGGACAAGTCATCCCTCCTTCAGGCCTCAGAGAGACTGAAGCTGAGTCAACAGGAAAAGGAGCAGGAGTGGGAGAGGACGGAGAGCACCCTGAGGTCCCAGCTGGAAGATCTGGAGAGCCAGATCATGGAAaagccaaagaagaagaagaggaagtggTACAAAAGGCTTCTCCCTGGCAGAGGATAAGTAAATGCATTTTTGCTTGtacagtgtctgtctgtctgtctgtctgtctgtctgtctgtctgtctgtgtttatgtgtctgtctgtgtgtgtgggtctgtgtgtgtgtctgtttgtgtgtgtggggggggaggagagtatgtgtgtctgtttgtctgtctgtctgtttgtgtgtgtgtctgtgtgtggatgtgtgggtctgtgtttgtgtgtctgtgtgtgtgtctttgtgtgggtGCGTGggcctgtttttgtgtgtgtgtgtgtgtgtgtgtgtgtgtgagagagactccgtgtgtgtgtgtgtgtgtgtgtgcgtgggtctgtttgtgtgtgtgtgtgtgtgtgtgagagactccgtgtgtgtgtgtgtgtctgtctgtgtgtgtgtgtgtgtgtggtctgtttgtgtgtgtgtgtgtgtgtgtgagagtgtgtgtgggtctgtttgtgtgtgtgtgtgtgtgtgtgtgtgtgtttgtgtgtgtgtgtgtgtgtgtgtgtgtttgtgtgtgtgtctgtttgtgtgtgtgtgtgtgtgtctgtgtctgtcggtgtctgtctgtgtgtgtgtgtgtgtgtgtgtgtgtgtgtgtgtgtgtgtgtgtgagagagtctgtctgtgtctgtgtgtgtgtgtgtgtgtgagagagactccgtgtgtgtgtgtgcgtgtgtgtgtgtgtgagagagtctgtgtgtgtttgtgggtctgtgtgtgtctgtgtgtgtgtgtgtgtgtgtgtgtgtgtgagagagtccgtgtgtgtttgtgggtctgtgtgtgtgtctgtttgtttgtgtatgtgtggatctgtgtgtgtgtctgtgtgtgggtgcgtgggcctgtgtttgtgtgtgtgtgtgtgtgtgtgtgtgtgtgtgtgtgtgtgtgtgtgtgtgtgtgtgagtctgtgtgtgtgtgtgtttgggtctgtgtgtgtgtgtctgtctgtctgtgtctgtgtgtgtgtgtgtgtgtgtgtgtgtgtgtgtgtctgtgtctgtgtctgtgtctgtttgtgggggggaggagggtatgtgtgtgtgtgtctgtctgtctgtttgtgtttgtgtgtgtgtgtgtgtgtgtgtgtgtgtgtgtgtgtgtgtgtgtgtgtgggtctgattgtgtgtgtgtgtgtgtgtgtgtgtgtgtgtgtgtgtgtgtgtgagagagtctgtctgtgtctgtgtgtgggtctgtgtgtgtgtgtgtgtgtgtgtgtgtgtgtgagaaagagagtctgtgtgtgtgtgtgtgtgtgtgcgtgtgtgtgtgtgtgtaaagagagtctgtgtgtgtgtgtgtgtgtgtgtgtgtgtgtgtgagagagtccgtgtgtgtctgtgcgtctgtgtgtgtgtgggtctgtgtttgtgtttgtatgtgtgtgtgtggatctgtgtgtgtgtctgtgtgtgtctgtgtgtgggtgcgtgggcctgtgtttgtgtgtgtgtgtgtgtgagtctgtgtgtgtgtgtttgtttgtgggtctgtgtgtgtgtgtgtgtgtgtctctgtgtgtgtgtgtgtgtgtgtgtgtgtgtgtgtgtgtgtgtgtgtgtgtgtcggggggtctgtgtgtctgtgtgtgtgtctgtgtctgtttgtggggggaggagggtatgtgtgtgtgtgtgtgtgtgtgtgtgtgtgtgtctgtctgtgagtgtgtgtgtgtgtgtgtgtgtgtgtgtgtgtgtgtgtgagtatgtgtgtgggtctgttggtgtgtgtgtgtgtgtgtgtgtgtgtgtgtgtgtgtgtgtgtgtgtgtgggggtgtctgtttttgtgtgtgtatgtgtctgtctgtgtgtgtgtgtgtgtgtgtgtgtgtacacagggtGTGTGATGCGTCAGGTCAGTAGTGTTGGAGTAGTAGAGCCTGTAGCTGCATGCTGCTCCTGCTGCCCCTCTCTGCTTCCAGCTGCTGCCCCCGGTAGCCCTGAGTTCACCGGGGTGAGAAGAGGAGCGAGTgtgttctcctcctcagccGGGACAGAGCCTCTCCACGGCCAAGATCTCGTACACGCCTCCCCGTGGCACACACGGTAACTGGTCCCTCGTGGCTCCAGGCTAAGTTGTACGGGATCTCGGAGCAGCAGTGGGCCCCAGAGACGTGGCATGCAGGCCCATCGGTGAGTGGAAACACCCTGATGCCCGTCAACCACTgtcccagttatgggtaaatagccccagctatgggtaaatagccccagttatgggtaaatagtcccagttatgggtaaatagtcccagttatgggtaaatagccccagctatgggtaaatagtccCAGTTATGGCtaaatagccccagttatgggtgaatagccccagttatgggtaaatagtccCAGTTAtcggtaaatagccccagctatgggtaaatagccccagttatgggtaaatagccccagttatgggtgaatagccccagttatgggtaaatagccccagttatgggtaaatagccccatctatgggtaaatagccccagctatgggtgaatagccccagtt is a window from the Perca flavescens isolate YP-PL-M2 chromosome 4, PFLA_1.0, whole genome shotgun sequence genome containing:
- the LOC114553524 gene encoding putative uncharacterized protein MYH16: MLRIYGYWNPFLTQIHSDKQQFVSERDLTVTIQKCSLLQEKRQLVQQNTTLDNMEFNPREIEPQMNFYLSSLEEQVRYELKDSEARLTQSQSEGRVHLIVREDLLADVLDQLQQQREGSSWRREKELMQREVSDLKVQLAERVPSPPRESEVLKSQLGKISNRLRKAQKDLELQYFISEDLKVELEKTKGEKEALNTNVETLKTELGKERQMLAVGKTTNVMLESNLESERARAQELKDNLSKMEEALQKQEEATKEVLERSQASHRAQLDEALQSASSQLGKISNRLRKALKDLDLQYFMTEDLRVDLEKTKGEKEALQINVETLRTELCQERQMLAVSRTNVELELESYLVMERARAHELKEKLSEMEEALQKQDEGKTILERSQASLRAQLEMQEKDSKDLMAALKEAEQQLESQLQEWKEDKSSLLQASERLKLSQQEKEQEWERTESTLRSQLEDLESQIMEKPKKKKRKWYKRLLPGRG